A single genomic interval of Alcaligenes sp. SDU_A2 harbors:
- the recQ gene encoding DNA helicase RecQ, translating into MAQSALDVLQEVFGYDSFRGFQHEIIETLIQGGDALVLMPTGGGKSLCYQIPALVRPGTGIVVSPLIALMQDQVDALTELGVNAAYLNSSQDWQTAREVEREFLTGQLDLLYVAPERLLTDRCLDLLARGTISLFAIDEAHCVSQWGHDFRPEYLGLDLLAQRWPQVPRVALTATANQVTRVEIAQRLKLEDARHFVASFDRPNICYRIIEKNEVRKQLLNFIREEHAGQAGIVYCLSRARVDETADFLCRNGINALPYHAGLDAQLRATNQARFLREEGVVMVATIAFGMGVNKPDVRFVAHIDLPKSVEGYYQETGRAGRDGEPATAWLAYGLQDVVQLHRMINESQGDAAHRRQQGQALDAMLGLCETISCRRQRLLAYFGQQIEPCGNCDTCLEAPQAWDGTVAAQKMLSTIYRLWRERGQRFGAGHLIDILRGKLTDRVKENEHDRLTVFGVGTDLSDQAWRGVLRQLLAHNLVAVDTEGYGTLLLTDASREVLKGERTLMLRRETVSRGPAAHRTRGQANQGPALEPEQQVRFEALRVWRAATAKEHGVPAYVIFHDATLREVAVRCPRSQTDLEHITGIGVRKREAYGEALLRCVQEIHPQ; encoded by the coding sequence ATGGCCCAGTCAGCACTTGACGTTCTACAGGAAGTTTTCGGTTACGACAGTTTTCGGGGGTTCCAGCACGAAATCATCGAAACCCTGATCCAGGGGGGCGATGCGTTGGTGCTGATGCCCACCGGAGGCGGCAAGTCCCTGTGCTACCAGATCCCCGCGTTGGTGCGTCCTGGCACGGGCATAGTGGTATCGCCTTTGATCGCATTGATGCAGGATCAGGTCGATGCCCTGACCGAACTGGGCGTGAATGCGGCTTATCTGAACTCGTCTCAGGACTGGCAGACCGCCCGCGAGGTCGAGCGCGAATTTTTGACCGGGCAACTGGACCTGCTGTATGTGGCCCCCGAGCGCTTGCTGACCGACCGTTGCCTGGATTTGTTGGCGCGCGGCACTATTTCCTTGTTTGCCATCGACGAGGCTCACTGTGTGTCGCAGTGGGGGCATGATTTCCGGCCGGAGTACCTGGGCCTGGACCTGCTGGCGCAGCGTTGGCCGCAGGTGCCGCGCGTGGCCCTGACGGCCACTGCGAATCAAGTCACGCGGGTGGAGATCGCCCAGCGCCTGAAACTGGAGGATGCGCGTCACTTTGTCGCCAGCTTCGACCGTCCCAACATTTGCTATCGCATCATCGAAAAGAACGAGGTGCGCAAGCAACTGCTGAATTTTATTCGCGAGGAGCATGCCGGGCAGGCCGGTATTGTGTATTGCCTGTCGCGTGCGCGAGTCGATGAGACTGCGGACTTTCTGTGCCGCAATGGCATCAATGCTTTGCCTTATCACGCCGGTCTGGATGCCCAGTTGCGGGCCACCAATCAGGCGCGTTTCTTGCGCGAGGAAGGGGTGGTCATGGTGGCCACCATTGCGTTCGGCATGGGGGTGAATAAACCGGATGTGCGCTTTGTCGCTCACATCGACCTGCCCAAATCGGTGGAAGGGTATTATCAGGAAACGGGGCGGGCAGGACGCGATGGCGAACCGGCCACGGCCTGGCTGGCCTATGGTTTACAGGACGTGGTGCAACTGCATCGCATGATCAACGAGTCGCAGGGGGACGCGGCGCATCGCCGTCAGCAGGGGCAGGCCTTGGACGCCATGCTGGGCTTGTGCGAAACGATCTCCTGCCGCCGTCAGCGATTGTTGGCCTATTTCGGGCAACAGATCGAGCCTTGCGGCAATTGCGACACCTGCCTGGAGGCTCCGCAGGCCTGGGATGGCACGGTGGCCGCCCAAAAAATGTTGTCTACTATTTATCGGCTCTGGCGCGAACGGGGCCAGCGTTTCGGGGCAGGGCATCTGATTGACATTCTGCGCGGCAAACTGACCGACAGAGTCAAGGAAAACGAACATGATCGCCTGACCGTATTTGGCGTGGGCACCGATTTGTCCGACCAGGCCTGGCGGGGCGTGCTGCGCCAGTTGCTGGCTCATAATCTGGTGGCGGTCGATACCGAAGGCTATGGCACCTTGCTGTTGACCGACGCCAGCCGCGAGGTGCTCAAGGGTGAACGCACCTTGATGTTGCGCCGCGAAACCGTGTCGCGCGGCCCGGCTGCGCATCGCACGCGCGGGCAGGCCAACCAGGGTCCGGCCCTGGAGCCGGAGCAGCAGGTGCGTTTCGAGGCGTTGCGTGTCTGGCGTGCCGCCACGGCCAAAGAACACGGCGTGCCGGCCTACGTCATTTTTCATGATGCGACGCTGCGCGAGGTGGCCGTGCGCTGCCCACGTTCGCAGACCGATCTGGAACATATCACCGGCATAGGGGTGCGCAAGCGCGAGGCCTATGGGGAAGCGTTGCTGCGCTGTGTGCAGGAGATCCATCCGCAATAG
- a CDS encoding ClcB-like voltage-gated chloride channel protein codes for MIVHSVLSMRKRLQGFRWLSDMPAMLAWAVVAGVLGALATIAFHQGMKLIQQWVTGQHGGIVAVTEGLSWPVRILFPTVGGLCAGVLLWLAGRLPSKGNSDYMEAVAIGDGRLSVRQGLLRSLSSLMTVASGGSIGREGAMVHLASLSASAIGRFTLFSQARLRLLVACGAAAGVAAAYGAPIAGAVFVAEIVLGTMSMSSFGPLLMAAVSAHITMRTLGDYHAPYEMTGIQAIGGMDILPFLVLGALIGVAAPAFLKLMNLSRSLFKRTGLGLPLRLTLGGLLLGLLLVFVPRVAGNGFSVVSSMLHSDWAWHAVLLMLFFKVLATGLTVGSGAVGGVFTPAIFVGAAFGTLFGKLTLMLLPGLDVPLYLFTLVGMGAFLGAATSAPFMAILMLFEMTLSYQLVLPLIVACVMAYFVSRAVAEVAMYEVTLVRERDALLRHKLRHTTLAELIRPADTVVSTTTQVREALQMFLEYPVRYLYVVDEHQVYQGVIAQQDLTRMLLDDNDAQQRLVGDILRMDFVKTLYPDMSLDEAQEHFVHFLGERLPVLNGDGSGRLIGVVYKSAVLEKYSAIKRSLDASGEVMLDARR; via the coding sequence GTGATCGTTCACTCCGTTCTGTCCATGCGCAAGCGTCTGCAAGGGTTCCGATGGTTGTCGGATATGCCGGCCATGCTGGCCTGGGCGGTGGTGGCGGGGGTTCTGGGGGCGTTGGCGACGATTGCGTTCCATCAGGGCATGAAGCTGATCCAGCAGTGGGTTACGGGGCAGCATGGCGGTATTGTTGCGGTGACCGAAGGTTTGTCCTGGCCTGTCCGTATCCTGTTCCCGACGGTGGGCGGGCTGTGCGCCGGTGTGCTGCTGTGGTTGGCCGGGCGCTTGCCGTCCAAAGGCAATTCGGACTATATGGAAGCGGTGGCCATCGGCGATGGCCGCCTGTCTGTGCGCCAGGGCTTGCTGCGTTCGCTTTCCTCGTTGATGACGGTGGCCTCGGGCGGTTCCATCGGTCGTGAGGGGGCGATGGTGCATCTGGCTTCATTGTCGGCCTCGGCCATAGGCCGTTTTACCTTGTTCAGTCAGGCGCGTCTGCGCCTGCTGGTGGCGTGCGGCGCGGCAGCCGGGGTGGCCGCCGCCTATGGCGCGCCGATTGCCGGTGCCGTGTTTGTGGCCGAAATCGTGCTGGGCACCATGAGCATGAGCAGCTTCGGCCCGCTTTTGATGGCAGCGGTCAGCGCCCATATCACGATGCGCACATTGGGCGATTATCACGCGCCCTACGAAATGACGGGCATTCAGGCCATCGGCGGCATGGATATCCTGCCGTTTCTGGTCCTGGGAGCCTTGATCGGCGTGGCGGCCCCCGCCTTTCTGAAATTAATGAATCTGTCGCGCAGTCTTTTCAAGCGTACGGGTCTGGGACTTCCGTTGCGTCTGACTTTGGGCGGCCTGCTGCTGGGATTGTTGCTGGTGTTCGTGCCGCGCGTGGCCGGCAATGGTTTCAGCGTGGTGTCGTCCATGTTGCACAGCGACTGGGCCTGGCACGCCGTATTGTTGATGTTGTTTTTCAAGGTGCTGGCCACCGGGCTGACGGTGGGCTCGGGCGCGGTGGGCGGCGTGTTCACGCCGGCTATCTTTGTGGGCGCGGCCTTCGGTACTTTGTTCGGCAAGCTGACCCTGATGCTCTTGCCCGGCCTGGATGTGCCGCTGTATCTGTTTACCTTGGTAGGCATGGGTGCCTTTCTGGGCGCGGCGACCAGCGCGCCCTTCATGGCTATTTTGATGCTGTTCGAGATGACGCTCAGCTACCAACTGGTGCTGCCTCTGATCGTAGCCTGTGTCATGGCTTATTTTGTGTCGCGCGCCGTGGCCGAAGTGGCCATGTACGAGGTTACTTTGGTGCGCGAACGCGATGCGCTGCTGCGCCACAAGTTACGTCACACCACGCTGGCTGAGCTGATCCGGCCTGCCGATACGGTGGTCAGTACTACTACGCAGGTGCGCGAGGCCTTGCAGATGTTCCTGGAGTACCCCGTGCGCTATCTGTATGTGGTGGACGAGCATCAGGTTTACCAAGGGGTGATCGCGCAGCAGGATCTGACCCGCATGTTGCTTGATGACAACGATGCCCAACAGCGTTTGGTAGGAGACATTTTGCGCATGGACTTTGTCAAGACGCTTTATCCCGACATGAGCCTGGATGAAGCACAGGAGCATTTTGTACACTTTCTGGGTGAGCGCCTGCCGGTGCTCAATGGCGATGGCTCCGGTCGGCTGATCGGCGTGGTTTATAAATCCGCCGTGCTGGAAAAATATTCGGCCATCAAGCGTTCGCTGGACGCCAGCGGCGAAGTGATGCTGGACGCCCGCCGCTGA
- a CDS encoding cytochrome d ubiquinol oxidase subunit II, translating to MIDSFANAVGIGAHDPVFWMPLAFLALFFLIIVAGTVLDGFDIGVGCLSLLAPESLRPRMLSLLSPWRDANEFWLFLGLGLFVCAFPKAWGAVMGQLYGPLCALGVGVFMRSVSFELRMRAPLELQSRWQTGFALGSLITAFSHGVLLAQVAVGFQSDAGYVWFSVFMGFCAVAAYCLLGASWLIMREAGELRARAVSWGRRSVRWFAAGAVGVSVVLAFVNAGVLLKWTDGPYWGLVLLLWAVILISFVSIEMSLQRMINSSYRTTALPFLLTLFVMVSVMGGLAFSFFPYLILDEMTIWDAAASVPSLALILSAIIIALPITLIFNVWVYWRMFGLSQPPQPPSFKG from the coding sequence ATGATTGATTCTTTTGCCAATGCCGTGGGCATCGGTGCCCACGATCCCGTCTTTTGGATGCCGCTGGCCTTTCTGGCCCTGTTTTTCTTGATCATTGTGGCCGGTACGGTCCTCGATGGTTTTGACATCGGCGTGGGTTGCCTGTCTTTGCTGGCCCCCGAGTCTTTGCGGCCGCGCATGTTGTCTTTGCTCAGTCCGTGGCGTGACGCAAACGAGTTCTGGCTGTTTTTGGGCCTGGGCTTGTTTGTATGTGCCTTTCCCAAGGCATGGGGCGCGGTCATGGGGCAATTGTATGGACCGCTTTGCGCGTTGGGGGTGGGGGTGTTCATGCGCTCGGTGTCGTTCGAGTTGCGCATGCGTGCGCCGCTGGAGCTGCAATCGCGCTGGCAGACCGGCTTTGCCCTGGGCTCGCTTATTACCGCATTTTCGCACGGCGTGCTGCTGGCGCAGGTCGCTGTCGGCTTTCAGAGCGACGCGGGCTATGTCTGGTTTTCCGTTTTCATGGGTTTTTGTGCCGTCGCTGCATACTGCTTGTTGGGGGCCAGTTGGTTGATCATGCGCGAGGCGGGCGAGTTGCGCGCACGCGCCGTCAGTTGGGGGCGGCGTTCGGTGCGCTGGTTTGCCGCCGGGGCCGTGGGCGTGTCGGTGGTGTTGGCCTTTGTCAATGCCGGTGTCTTGCTGAAATGGACCGACGGCCCTTATTGGGGATTGGTTCTGCTTCTGTGGGCCGTCATCCTGATCAGTTTCGTGTCTATCGAAATGAGCCTACAGCGCATGATCAACAGCAGCTACAGGACCACGGCACTGCCTTTTCTGCTGACCTTGTTCGTCATGGTTTCGGTCATGGGGGGGCTGGCTTTCAGCTTCTTTCCCTATTTAATTCTTGACGAAATGACCATTTGGGATGCGGCCGCGTCGGTGCCGTCGCTGGCCTTGATTTTGTCGGCCATTATTATTGCCTTGCCGATCACGCTGATTTTCAATGTGTGGGTGTACTGGCGCATGTTCGGTCTGTCGCAGCCGCCGCAGCCGCCCAGCTTCAAAGGTTGA
- a CDS encoding cytochrome ubiquinol oxidase subunit I: MTHSALSLSQAQFFLSLGFMLLFLALELGLSWVLFYFRVKTFGSRHHAWMGAYRFWVRIFALAFILSFAASMPVLIQFGSVWPGLMEQVGDVVGPMLAASMLSLFIFKSCFLGVMLFAQRMLSNAVHTLVVFMVALGVTLTAFWLVAILAWMQVPTGVDVLEGHYVVVDWLAVLATPALPWYGGLLLAGSLLTVAFFMLGVSCAQTMQRPVTDSERLAFRTALFLGVGAWCVQLFMVVGNGFMTAEHQPAKAAATAAYWHSGVQPDLLFAAASPGVQEGVLGALRWSHAGGRWLGQDADGVLIGLDRFAHALPPVALTFWSFRLAVLAGVLMLLVLGWALLRTRRYGLDPHSLSYRSRQVLVGASVLGWVMLLAGAAYVLFGFAPYLVGSDITLAQVQGSNSAATVALGLLAYGLVYALCMVGFLQMLRHVVRFGVVPVARHRGRA, translated from the coding sequence ATGACGCACTCCGCCCTTTCTCTTTCTCAGGCTCAGTTCTTCCTTAGTCTGGGCTTCATGTTGCTGTTCCTTGCCCTGGAACTGGGCTTGTCCTGGGTGTTGTTTTATTTTAGAGTTAAAACATTCGGGAGCAGGCACCATGCCTGGATGGGGGCCTATCGTTTCTGGGTGCGCATCTTTGCCTTGGCGTTCATACTCAGTTTCGCTGCATCCATGCCGGTGCTGATCCAGTTCGGCAGTGTGTGGCCGGGCCTGATGGAGCAGGTGGGCGATGTGGTCGGTCCCATGCTGGCCGCATCCATGTTGTCCCTGTTCATTTTCAAGTCCTGCTTTTTGGGGGTGATGCTGTTTGCTCAGCGTATGCTCTCCAATGCGGTGCATACTTTGGTCGTGTTCATGGTGGCGCTGGGCGTGACCTTGACCGCTTTCTGGCTGGTCGCTATTTTGGCCTGGATGCAGGTGCCCACGGGCGTGGATGTGCTGGAAGGGCATTATGTCGTGGTGGACTGGCTGGCGGTGCTGGCCACGCCGGCCTTGCCCTGGTATGGCGGCTTGCTGCTGGCGGGCAGTCTACTGACTGTAGCCTTTTTTATGTTGGGAGTCAGCTGCGCGCAGACCATGCAAAGACCTGTAACGGATAGCGAACGGTTGGCATTTCGCACCGCTCTTTTTCTGGGCGTGGGGGCCTGGTGCGTTCAACTGTTCATGGTCGTGGGCAATGGCTTCATGACCGCCGAGCATCAGCCGGCCAAAGCGGCGGCGACAGCGGCCTATTGGCATAGCGGTGTGCAGCCGGACTTGTTGTTCGCAGCTGCCTCGCCCGGCGTTCAAGAGGGTGTGCTGGGCGCGCTGCGCTGGTCGCATGCGGGTGGGCGCTGGCTGGGGCAGGATGCAGATGGCGTCTTGATCGGCCTGGACCGCTTCGCGCATGCGCTGCCGCCGGTCGCCTTGACGTTCTGGTCGTTTCGTCTGGCTGTGCTCGCAGGAGTGCTGATGCTGCTGGTGTTGGGATGGGCGCTGCTGCGCACGCGTCGTTATGGTCTGGACCCACATTCGCTTTCTTATCGGTCGCGCCAGGTCCTGGTCGGGGCGTCGGTGCTGGGCTGGGTCATGCTGCTGGCCGGTGCCGCCTACGTGTTGTTCGGCTTTGCACCCTACCTGGTTGGCTCCGATATTACGCTGGCCCAGGTGCAGGGCAGCAATAGCGCGGCGACCGTAGCACTGGGCCTGCTGGCTTATGGCTTGGTGTACGCCTTGTGCATGGTCGGCTTTTTGCAGATGCTGCGACATGTCGTGCGTTTTGGCGTTGTGCCTGTTGCTCGTCATCGGGGGCGCGCATGA